The genomic segment AGGAGACACAATTTGTTTGTTATCTTGGATAGTTTTTCTCTTCTAAAAGATGTTTCCTTGGAGAATTAGAAGTTGGCGTTTCTTAGGGTCAGTAGTAATTCATTATCTTTAGCAAATTGTTTAGTTTTTTCTCCAAAGCCTGACATGTGTTGCATTCTGTCATATACATTCAGTTACCAGTTGTAATTTTATATTTAGTTTGGTTGTATATGATTCTGACTGCATCTTTTGCTGAACACATTATTTTTACTTTGTTTTTAGGTTCTCATAGGAATTTTGGTCATCGTGGAATTGTCCACAATATAAAAGATGAAATCCCCCAAAATGCAAGTGAGGGAAAGTCTTCTAAAAGAGGTGCTGCAGTTCATGGTGCCCATGAGGTATGCTGTAATGTTTCTTACATTAGTTATTGCATTCTGTTTCTTTTCCCTAAGCAGCTACTTCGGTCGACTGTATGCAGAAACAAGTATGGGTGCAGAAATCATCTGCTGGTTCTTAGTATGTGATTGGTAAGTTGTTTATCTTCTCATTGTTTTTCTTGTTCGTTACTGTCTTGTTTGATCGTTTGCACTCGCACATTGGAAAAGAAAAAAGTTGAAACTTAAAGTTTTAATGGAACAAAATGCCCTCGttgcttttccttttatttttctttcacgAAAACAGAGATTAAATACCCCTAGTACGATTAACTCTTTACTTCTGCTTTCATGTTGAATCTGAAATCAAGTAGACTAGGAAGTTTCACCATGGTAAAACCCTGTTTCTGCTAGGTTCTGGTTAGAGATTTGGCTTGTTGATGATGCTAGTTACTCGAGGATCTGTGTGTTTTTCATATTACTAGGAATGTATTGTGGTGTTTGTTGGATTATCTTCTAATTGTTTTACTGCTTCATTGAATAGATAATGGCATTCGATCAGAATTGAGATTCCTCGAGTGTCTGGGAATTGTTTGTCTTTTGTGGCTTACACCCTCAAGTGTCATGGCACCGTCTCCGATAAGATACTACAGCTGCACTCCCCATTGAAGGCATCGTGTAAAGGGCGAATTTTTTGGGAAGACAATTATCTGTTAATGCCAAATATAAGGTACATGGACAAGAGAATATTGATTTTTAATAATCTGTGAACAAATAACACAGGTGCCTTACTGCATTAATTTCTTTTGGTGCAGAGACCCGTTATGCTTGTGGACTTTTTGTTGTGGTTACAAAGCTCTGATATGCGGTGGTCGTGGGGGTGCAGCAATTCTCAGTTGGAGGAGTGCTAATTAAGTGATGCGTCCGAGGGACAAAGGTGATAAGTTTGGGGAAAAAAATGTTAGAATTTATCAGCGTGTGACTTTATGGCCATTTGTATATTATTTCACTAGTTTGAAGTATCTCGTGAGAGGAAAATGCTTGGTGTGGTCTGATTTTACTTGGTTTCACCTTGATGTAATGGTGTACTATGGAAAACTGTGGAGGCCTCGTTTATATGATGGGGGGGCTCTATATTGACTCATTTTGACACAAGAATTGTGTTAAATAACTCTTCTACTAAAGTTACATCAAGGGTTCTTGTGTTTTCGAAAGTGGGACTTTATTCAATATTATATCAAATCTGTCCGCCAATCTTTGATTTTTTAATTGTTACAAGTTAAACTTGAACATCGTGAAACATTGGAGGACTTTCAGTTCATTTGAAAATGTCAAAAGATGCTAGAgaacttgtttttttttaattattgtgaTAAATATTTGCGGAAAAAAAGGGCTTATCTTAATTAATCAATTGAAAAAATAATGATAAATATTTGCATCAACGAGTGTAGGATTGGATAGGGAAATTTGAGGCTTTATGATTGTTTTTGTTTCGCTTCTTACTTTCCTGTAATTTACATGCCAACATAATAAAACCTTTCAAAAGTTTTTAGGACAAAAATAGCCCTCATTCGTACAGAGAAATCCCATAGGCCCCTCGTTGTCATCTTCGCCCTTGGCAGCCGATATGGTTAgtttatttaaaaattttgatCTTTTTGCTTAGAAATCAATCTaagatgatgaaaataaatagaACAGAGATTTGAATGTGTTTTTAGTATCTATGTTCGATTAAAAGTGATTAACGGAGGATTTGATTCGAATCGAAGAATGGGTTTAAAAAATTTGCGGTTTTTTTTCCTAGGTTTTTGTATTAAATTGATGCATAATGATGTTTTTGCGATGCTTCGTATGATAATTAAATATAGGTAATTAATAGCGATGCTTGGTAATTATGGGAGATGTCTGATAAAACGATGCATATGCGATGTTTTACGATGATATTTTAATTATGCATATCGTTTTTTAAGTTAGAATAGGAATAATCACAATTCAATGATTTTGCAATGGTTTGACGATGAACATGTGATTATAGGTCAAATCTATTTTTTTGTACTAATGAGTCCATGCTATGCGATGGCCAACAACGCTTTGCGATGCAATTAGACATGAATTTTTTGGTACTTTAAACGATGCTTTTGAGATGACTTGCAATTCTGTAACgatgtttgttttgttttatttgatgttTTGCGATGCTTTAACGATAATGTCAAATAATGTTTGAAGTTTGTTTTGAAACGATTCTTTAATGATATGCTTGTGCGATGCATGAGattttgtaaacttattttagtTTTAGATTCGATGGTTTTGCGAGATTAAAATACAGTTTGAGAGGGAGGGATAGGAGAGTTTGAATAGGAGAGAGGCAGTATAATCAAAGTTTTACAAACAGGCATATTTTTTTAAAGTATTTATGAGGTTGGCATATTATTTTAATAGAGCATACTAAGATGCATAGAAGCTCAAATTTTCTATTGGAAAATAGCTCAAAAAGGTGTAAAATTGAAATCAATTGGGTTGGTTCTGTGATGAAGCATGGTAACCACCACCGGAGACGTCACATGTTTCCAGTGCATCATCTTAAATGCCGTATGTGGCTCGTTTCCAACTAGAACCTTGGTAGTTTTGAATTTGGCTACAGCGGGCACCAATGTAATGTTTGTTAGTATAATGGATGTGGTTGTATCCATCCATGTATAGTTTCCGTGATCAATAAATCTTTATTGAACGATAAACTAGTTGTCTACGGGGTTCTATTTAGATGAAATTTACACCAAACTTCATTTCTACAACCTCTGAGGAACCACATCGAGTGTGATACTTGCACTGTcttcaaagaaaatcaatttgACTACACACACCTGGGACACCATGTTCTTACGTACAACCCTGGCCTTACTTTCAATAACCCCAACTATCTTTGGTGTTCTATAAATGGTGAAgaaaaaagataaataaaaaagCATTCTTAATTTGGACTATGGAAGCTGAGCAATTTCCACCAAAATTTTGTGCAATGCTTGTGGCTTTGAGAAAAATGGGCAATGGTCACTGGTTTTTATCTTGAATACACCCTCTGGTGGATTTTCCCTCACTAGCTTCTCTTGGATGTCTGGAGAAAGAGCATGATCATCCAATGTCTGGATAAAGAACCGCCGACCCTTCCCATAATTTTCGGAGGATAATGACAGTTTCTCCATGATGGGGCCTAGCGGGACAGGTCTCATTGAAACCATGGCCAAGGCAATGTCCTGGAACAAAATCAAACTCAATTGTGACATACATACAGAACACTTACCAGTCAACTTATAAACTAGGAAAACAACACATTTGATGAATGCCTGAATACGATACTTCTTTATGAGATAGAAACCAATTTCAATATCACACACTAGCAATAATTTGAATCAAAGAATAACCAATGTAAGCATGACACATGCTTCTGCATCAAAATCATGCTGgggttattttgttttatttatttaaaaaaaaaaaaaaacatgatggGGGTCACAAGTATGATAATCAAATGTAATATTTAGTAGTATATCTCACAGATACTGTCCTAGAaaagttttatatgcttatgaaAACTGTGTTCCCTGAGATGAAAAAGTGATAATGAAGCATTAGTTGAGGTTGCTGTATATCGATGTATGCTTTACTTATATAATACACATACATACCTTTGTTGGCGAATGATTGAAATACAATCCTTTCATCTGCTCTTTCTCAAACATGAATCCTGTTGGAGGTTTATCTTTTCCATTCCCATGAATCAAAAACTTTGATCCTTCCATGAATTGTTCCGCAGAGCCAAGCTAAAACAAGAAACCAAGTGTGAGAATAGGGAAGATCTAGAATTTGAAACAAAACCTTGGCATGGAAGATTAAAAGAAAATCTTATACACAGAAACAGAAGGAGAAGCTCAAGCAGTTCAATCTTCAAtaccatatatatttatatatattagtttaaaaCATCTGATGAAACTTGTAATAACATAATTCATATTAATTCATTTGGAATTTACCTATCTCCATTTACTTTGTAACTTCAATCTGACCAAAAAAATCTTAATTACACAAAAAATTATCGCTTACCTCTTCTGCAAACACATCAAACGGTCGCTGGCCATTGGATACCATTGTTGCACAGAGGAAAATTGCTTTCGAGATCTTTTGTGGGAAATGCTCCATTGCATAAGAAACACAGGCACCTCCACTACTGTGACC from the Humulus lupulus chromosome X, drHumLupu1.1, whole genome shotgun sequence genome contains:
- the LOC133804026 gene encoding putative methylesterase 12, chloroplastic: MGNRFICMSKKETKDNGSRSKRVNRSQRKLLADEEFLHKQALSMALHQHQLSQRFDGSMSRRIGSTSSRRHNLSESVTNGKLAPEILENLKAKKFVLIHGEGFGAWCWYKTISLLEETGLVPTAFDLTGSGIELTDTNAVCSLAEYSKPLINFLQNLPEDEKVILVGHSSGGACVSYAMEHFPQKISKAIFLCATMVSNGQRPFDVFAEELGSAEQFMEGSKFLIHGNGKDKPPTGFMFEKEQMKGLYFNHSPTKDIALAMVSMRPVPLGPIMEKLSLSSENYGKGRRFFIQTLDDHALSPDIQEKLVRENPPEGVFKIKTSDHCPFFSKPQALHKILVEIAQLP